From a single Arachis hypogaea cultivar Tifrunner chromosome 3, arahy.Tifrunner.gnm2.J5K5, whole genome shotgun sequence genomic region:
- the LOC112790278 gene encoding peptidyl-tRNA hydrolase, mitochondrial — protein MNLCASSFKFNLPGCRRCLRLSKPLISASLTVSLFSHQNPSSSTAMAASITTDTSKPKQMEPWLIVGLGNPGKKYSATRHNVGFEMVDTIAEAEGIPMSSVSFKASFGKGFIGDVPVILAKPQTFMNASGESVGAIVSYFKIPLKQVVVIFDDMDLPFAKLRLLPKGGHGGHNGMKSIINHFKGNTGFPRLRIGIGRPPGKMDPAAFVLRPFTKQEREELDFTLQDGLEAMRILLLEGFDKSATFVNSAKKIEQMG, from the exons ATGAACCTTTGCGCGTCTTCCTTCAAATTCAACCTCCCCGGCTGCCGGCGCTGCTTGCGCTTGTCAAAACCCCTAATCTCTGCGTCTTTGACGGTGTCTCTGTTCTCCCATCAGAATCCTTCTTCGTCCACCGCAATGGCAGCTTCCATCACCACTGACACTTCGAAGCCCAAACAGATGGAGCCTTGGCTTATCGTCGGCCTCGGCAATCCCGGCAAGAAGTATTCTGCCACCCGCCACAAT GTTGGTTTTGAGATGGTTGATACTATTGCCGAAGCTGAGGGGATACCTATGAGCAGCGTTTCCTTCAAAGCCTCCTTTGGAAAAG GTTTTATAGGTGATGTACCAGTTATACTTGCAAAACCACAAACTTTTATGAATGCAAGTGGGGAATCT GTTGGGGCCATAGTTTCGTATTTCAAGATTCCATTGAAGCAAGTAGTTGTG ATCTTTGATGACATGGATTTGCCTTTTGCTAAATTGCGGCTGCTACCAAAGGGTGGACATGGAGGTCACAACGG AATGAAAAGTATAATTAATCACTTTAAAGGGAACACTGGTTTCCCCCGCTTAAGAATCG GCATTGGACGGCCTCCTGGGAAAATGGATCCTGCAGCATTTGTTCTTCGCCCTTTCACTAAGCAGGAAAGAGAAGAG TTGGACTTTACATTACAAGATGGATTAGAAGCAATGCGGATTCTTTTGCTAGAGGGATTTGATAAAAGTGCAACGTTTGTTAATAGTGCCAAAAAGATAGAGCAAATGGGTTGA
- the LOC112790279 gene encoding protein CASP, producing the protein MEVAPLQGGSERGNKANSPISVVSAFWKDFDLEKEKSILDEQGLRIAENQENSQKNRRKLAESTRDFKKAPTEEKLGLFNTLLKGYQEEVDNLTKRAKFGENAFLNIYQKIYEAPDPYPSIASVAEQDLKLSELESENRKMKVELEEFRTEATHLKNQQATIRRLEERNRQLEQQMEEKVKEIVEIKQRSLAEENQKTLEVLKEREQLLQDQLQSAKESVSNMQKIHELAQNQLFELRAQSEEERAAKQSEVNLLMDEVDRAQTMLFSLEREKGVLRSQLQTANENTEMKNRDNLDSNSALENSLIAKEKLISELNMELHNIETTLSKEREEHMNDIKKFTAMLNEKEATLEAMKRDLQARPTEKMVDDLRKKVKILQAVGYNSIEAEDWEVATSGEEMSKMESLLLDKNRKMEHELTQLKVKLSEKSSSLETAQEKIKEFTEKMNEQQKLIQKLEDDISKGYSSNPKYHKGTFLDDWDLSEAGRGEVSESSDQRHVSVDQDQNSMLKVICNQRDRFRARLRETEEEIRQLKEKIGALTVELEKTKADNVKLYGKIRYVHDYNTEKVVSRGSKKYAEDLESGFTSDVESKYRKIYEDDINPFAAFSKRERDQRYKELGFRDRITLSSGRFLLGNKYARTFAFFYTIGLHVLVFTCLYRMSALSYLSHGSEESLIGDKNIDLPRGH; encoded by the exons ATGGAGGTTGCACCTCTGCAAGGTGGATCTGAGAGAGGAAATAAAGCCAACTCTCCAATCTCCGTCGTCTCCGCCTTCTGGAAAG ATTTTGACTTGGAAAAGGAGAAATCGATTTTGGATGAACAAGGGCTTCGTATTGCTGAAAACCAGGAAAACAGTCAGAAAAATAGGCGTAAGCTTGCAGAAAGCACTAGAG ATTTTAAGAAAGCTCCAACTGAGGAGAAATTGGGTTTGTTTAATACATTGCTTAAGGGCTACCAAGAAGAGGTTGATAATCTTACAAAGAGAGCAAAGTTTGGAGAAAATGCTTTCCTTAACATCTATCAAAAGATCTATGAAGCTCCTGATCCTTACCCATCTATTGCATCAGTTGCT GAGCAAGATCTCAAACTGTCTGAGCTAGAATCTGAGAACCGAAAAATGAAAGTTGAGCTTGAGGAATTCAGAACAGAGGCAACTCACTTGAAGAATCAGCAGGCCACAATACGAAGGCTTGAAGAGCGAAATCGGCAATTGGAGCAGCAG ATggaagagaaagtaaaagaaATTGTGGAGATCAAGCAACGCAGTCTAGCGGAAGAGAACCAGAAAACATTAGAAGTTTTAAAAGAAAG GGAACAGTTATTGCAAGATCAGCTGCAGAGTGCTAAAGAAAGTGTTTCCAATATGCAGAAAATACATGAACTTGCCCAAAATCAGTTGTTTGAACTCCGTGCTCAATCTG AGGAAGAGAGGGCAGCTAAGCAATCAGAGGTTAATCTCCTCATGGATGAGGTTGACCGAGCACAAACAATGctttttagtttagagagagagaaG GGGGTTCTCCGATCCCAGTTAcaaacagcaaatgaaaatacAGAAATGAAGAATAG AGATAATTTGGACTCAAATAGTGCACTTGAAAACTCTTTAATTGCCAAAGAGAAGTTAATATCTGAATTGAACATGGAGCTACACAATATTGAAACAACCTTGTCAAAAGAACGAGAAGAGCACATGAATGACATAAAGAAATTTACTGCAATGCTCAACGAAAAG GAAGCTACTCTGGAGGCAATGAAGAGAGATCTTCAGGCAAGGCCAACAGAAAAGATGGTTGATGATTTGCGTAAGAAAGTGAAGATTTTGCAG GCAGTGGGTTATAATTCAATTGAGGCTGAAGACTGGGAAGTGGCAACCAGTGGGGAGGAGATGAGCAAGATGGAATCTCTTCTTCTTGATAAGAACCGTAAAATGGAACATGAGCTAACACAGTTGAAG GTCAAACTTTCAGAGAAATCATCTTCACTAGAGACGGCACAAGAGAAGATAAAAGAATTTACGGAAAAGATGAATGAACAACAAAAACTGATACAGAAGTTGGAAGATGATATTTCTAAG GGTTATAGTTCCAATCCAAAATATCATAAAGGAACTTTCCTCGATGATTGGGATCTATCAGAGGCTGGACGGGGGGAGGTGTCTGAG AGTTCAGATCAAAGACATGTATCCGTAGACCAAGATCAGAACTCAATGCTTAAAGTGATCTGTAATCAAAGAGATCGATTTAGGGCACGCTTACGAGAGACAGAAGAG GAAATAAGGCAGTTGAAGGAGAAGATTGGGGCATTAACGGTGGAGCTGGAAAAGACGAAAGCAGATAATGTCAAATTATATGGGAAGATTCGTTATGTTCATGATTACAATACTGAGAAAGTGGTTTCCAGGGGTTCTAAGAAG TATGCAGAAGACCTTGAAAGTGGTTTCACTTCAGATGTTGAATCTAAATACAGGAAGATATACGAGGATGATATAAATCCCTTTGCTGCATTCTCAAAAAGA GAAAGGGATCAAAGATACAAGGAGCTGGGATTCAGGGACAGAATTACACTCAGCAGTGGACGCTTTCTTCTTGGTAACAA GTATGCCCGGACTTTTGCATTCTTTTACACCATTGGATTGCATGTATTAGTCTTCACCTGTCTTTATCGAATGTCAGCTTTGAGCTATCTAAG CCATGGCTCAGAGGAATCCCTGATTGGAGACAAAAACATTGATCTTCCACGCGGACACTAA